Proteins encoded within one genomic window of Bacillus thuringiensis:
- the rnhC gene encoding ribonuclease HIII, with protein sequence MSNSIVIQTNSTVIEDMKQQYKHSLSPKIPQGGIFMAKVPSCTITAYKSGKVMFQGGRAEAEASRWQTVSQTPKTAVKKSVDSHRYAPPASIGTMSIVGSDEVGTGDFFGPMTVVAVYVDAKQIPLLKELGVKDSKNLNDDQITAIAKQLLHVVPYSSLVLHNEKYNELFDKGNNQGKLKALLHNKAITNLLAKMAPTKPEGVLIDQFTQPDTYYKYLAKQKLVQRENVYFATKGESVHLAVAAASILARYSFVKQFDELSKKAGMPLPKGAGKQVDIAAAKLIQKLGKERLPEFVKLHFANTEKAFRLLK encoded by the coding sequence ATGTCAAATTCTATCGTAATTCAAACAAATTCTACAGTAATTGAAGACATGAAACAACAATATAAACACTCGCTTAGCCCGAAAATTCCACAAGGAGGGATCTTCATGGCAAAGGTGCCATCGTGCACGATTACAGCGTATAAATCTGGAAAAGTAATGTTCCAAGGCGGACGTGCTGAAGCAGAAGCTTCTCGTTGGCAAACTGTCTCTCAAACACCGAAAACAGCTGTAAAAAAATCTGTCGATTCACACCGTTATGCACCGCCCGCTTCCATCGGTACAATGTCTATCGTAGGATCAGATGAGGTTGGTACTGGTGATTTCTTCGGACCGATGACAGTAGTTGCTGTATATGTGGATGCCAAGCAAATTCCACTACTAAAAGAACTTGGTGTAAAAGACTCTAAAAACTTAAATGACGATCAAATTACTGCCATTGCGAAACAACTTCTACACGTTGTTCCTTATAGCTCTCTTGTCCTTCATAACGAAAAATATAACGAGCTATTTGATAAAGGAAACAACCAAGGTAAGTTAAAAGCTTTACTACACAATAAAGCTATTACAAACTTATTAGCTAAAATGGCACCTACAAAACCTGAAGGCGTCTTAATCGACCAATTCACACAACCTGATACATACTACAAATATTTAGCAAAACAAAAGCTGGTACAACGTGAAAATGTTTACTTCGCGACGAAAGGAGAAAGTGTCCATTTAGCAGTAGCCGCTGCCTCCATTTTAGCTCGTTACTCATTCGTGAAACAATTTGACGAACTAAGTAAAAAAGCTGGTATGCCCCTTCCAAAGGGTGCTGGTAAACAAGTTGATATCGCTGCCGCTAAATTAATTCAAAAGCTTGGTAAAGAACGATTACCTGAGTTTGTGAAACTGCATTTTGCTAATACAGAGAAGGCATTTCGCTTATTAAAATAG
- a CDS encoding YuzL family protein — protein sequence MSKKVKKDHSRSGLGSPEVEGQGTTTHETGSHKVPSSNKKQKRS from the coding sequence ATGAGTAAAAAAGTGAAAAAAGATCATTCAAGATCGGGCCTAGGTTCTCCGGAAGTAGAAGGACAAGGAACGACGACACATGAAACGGGTTCTCATAAAGTACCTTCATCTAATAAGAAGCAGAAACGAAGCTAA
- the asnS gene encoding asparagine--tRNA ligase, with protein sequence MENTLVKSLYRDTDKYAGQTVQVSGWIRNLRDSKAFGFIELNDGSFFKSVQIVFDTELENFKEIAKLPLSSSVKVEGKVIATPGAKQPFEIKAEKIDIEGLSDSDYPLQKKRHTFEYLRTIAHLRPRTNAFSATFRVRSIAAFAIHQFFQERGFVHVHTPIITGSDTEGAGEMFRVTTQDLNNVPKGEDGQVDESKDFFGKETNLTVSGQLNAEAYALAFRDVYTFGPTFRAENSNTTRHAAEFWMVEPEIAFAELGDVMNLTEDMLKYAMKYVLEHAPEEMEFFNSFVDKTVLERMNNVINSDFGRITYTEAIKVLQESGADFKYPVEWGIDLQTEHERYLSEEIFKRPVFVTDYPKDIKAFYMRLNDDGKTVAATDLLVPGIGELIGGSQREERMDVLVDRIKELGMNEEDYWWYLELRKYGGTKHAGFGLGFERFLMYITGMANIRDVIPFPRTPGSSEF encoded by the coding sequence ATGGAAAACACATTAGTAAAAAGTCTGTATAGAGATACAGATAAATACGCAGGTCAAACAGTACAAGTATCAGGGTGGATTCGTAACTTACGTGATTCAAAAGCATTTGGTTTCATCGAATTAAACGACGGTAGCTTCTTCAAAAGCGTTCAAATCGTTTTCGATACAGAATTAGAGAACTTCAAAGAAATTGCAAAACTTCCACTTAGCTCTTCAGTTAAAGTAGAAGGTAAAGTAATTGCAACGCCTGGAGCGAAGCAACCATTTGAAATTAAAGCAGAAAAAATTGATATCGAGGGCTTATCAGATTCTGATTACCCACTTCAAAAGAAACGTCATACGTTTGAATACTTACGTACAATCGCTCACTTACGTCCAAGAACAAATGCATTCTCTGCAACGTTCCGCGTACGTTCTATCGCAGCATTTGCGATTCACCAATTCTTCCAAGAGCGTGGATTCGTACATGTTCACACACCAATCATCACAGGTAGTGATACAGAAGGTGCGGGCGAAATGTTCCGCGTAACAACGCAAGATTTAAACAACGTACCAAAAGGTGAAGACGGACAAGTTGATGAATCAAAAGACTTCTTCGGCAAAGAAACAAACTTAACAGTAAGTGGACAGCTGAACGCTGAAGCTTATGCATTAGCATTCCGTGATGTATACACATTCGGACCTACATTCCGTGCAGAAAACTCAAACACAACTCGTCACGCTGCTGAGTTCTGGATGGTTGAGCCTGAGATTGCATTCGCTGAATTAGGTGACGTAATGAACCTTACAGAAGATATGCTAAAATATGCAATGAAATACGTATTAGAGCATGCACCAGAAGAAATGGAATTCTTCAACAGCTTCGTTGATAAAACAGTTCTAGAGCGCATGAACAACGTAATCAACTCTGACTTCGGTCGCATCACTTATACAGAAGCAATTAAAGTACTTCAAGAATCAGGTGCTGACTTCAAATACCCAGTAGAATGGGGTATTGATTTACAAACAGAGCACGAAAGATACTTATCAGAAGAAATCTTCAAACGCCCTGTATTCGTAACTGACTATCCGAAAGACATTAAAGCATTCTACATGCGCTTAAATGACGACGGTAAAACAGTAGCTGCTACTGACCTTTTAGTTCCTGGCATCGGCGAATTAATCGGCGGAAGCCAACGTGAAGAAAGAATGGACGTTTTAGTAGACAGAATTAAAGAACTAGGTATGAACGAAGAGGACTACTGGTGGTACTTAGAACTTAGAAAATACGGCGGTACAAAACACGCTGGATTCGGCCTAGGTTTCGAGCGCTTCCTAATGTACATCACTGGTATGGCTAACATCCGTGACGTAATTCCATTCCCAAGAACTCCAGGTTCTTCTGAATTCTAA